A stretch of Lactuca sativa cultivar Salinas chromosome 6, Lsat_Salinas_v11, whole genome shotgun sequence DNA encodes these proteins:
- the LOC111908810 gene encoding protein yippee-like At4g27740, with the protein MDDLDGHPLYSCNRCRNPIALRFNLLSKDFKARSGQAYMFSEAMNVVLGGKREQQLITGRYVVADVSCSKCGEVLGWKYLKSLDDSQRYKIGRFIIEKAKVLKEYS; encoded by the exons ATGGATGATTTGGATGGCCATCCCTTGTACAGCTGTAACCGTTGCCGGAATCCAATCGCACTTCGTttcaaccttctttcgaaagattTCAAG GCAAGATCGGGACAAGCGTATATGTTTTCGGAGGCGATGAATGTTGTGTTGGGGGGAAAGAGAGAGCAGCAGCTGATAACAGGGCGGTATGTGGTGGCGGATGTGTCGTGCAGCAAGTGCGGGGAGGTGTTGGGGTGGAAGTACTTAAAATCTCTGGATGATTCACAGAGATACAAAATTGGAAGATTCATCATCGAGAAAGCCAAGGTTCTGAAGGAATACTCTTGA